In one Betta splendens chromosome 14, fBetSpl5.4, whole genome shotgun sequence genomic region, the following are encoded:
- the LOC114869478 gene encoding histone H4 translates to MSGRGKGGKGLGKGGAKRHRKVLRDNIQGITKPAIRRLARRGGVKRISGLIYEETRGVLKVFLENVIRDAVTYTEHAKRKTVTAMDVVYALKRQGRTLYGFGS, encoded by the coding sequence ATGAGTGGAAGAGGCAAAGGTGGAAAAGGTCTCGGAAAGGGAGGCGCCAAGCGTCACCGCAAGGTGCTCCGCGACAACATCCAGGGCATCACCAAGCCCGCCATCCGCCGTCTGGCTCGCCGCGGCGGTGTCAAGCGTATTTCTGGTCTGATCTACGAAGAGACTCGCGGTGTGTTGAAGGTGTTCCTGGAGAACGTGATCCGCGACGCCGTCACCTACACCGAACACGCCAAGAGAAAGACCGTGACCGCCATGGACGTGGTGTACGCCCTGAAAAGGCAGGGACGCACCCTGTACGGCTTCGGAAGCTAA
- the LOC114869481 gene encoding histone H2A-like yields the protein MSGRGKTGGKARAKAKTRSSRAGLQFPVGRVHRLLRKGNYAERVGAGAPVYLAAVLEYLTAEILELAGNAARDNKKTRIIPRHLQLAVRNDEELNKLLGGVTIAQGGVLPNIQAVLLPKKTEKPAGKAK from the coding sequence ATGAGTGGTAGAGGAAAGACCGGTGGCAAAGCCAGAGCGAAGGCAAAGACTCGCTCCTCCAGAGCAGGACTCCAGTTCCCCGTGGGCCGTGTTCACAGGCTTCTGCGTAAAGGCAACTATGCAGAGCGCGTCGGAGCCGGAGCTCCCGTCTACCTGGCGGCTGTTCTGGAGTATCTGACCGCTGAGATCCTCGAGTTGGCTGGAAACGCTGCCCGCGACAACAAGAAGACCAGGATCATCCCCCGCCACCTGCAGCTGGCCGTCCGCAACGACGAGGAGCTCAACAAGCTGCTCGGCGGAGTCACCATCGCCCAGGGCGGCGTCCTGCCCAACATCCAGGCGGTGCTGCTGCCCAAGAAGACCGAGAAACCCGCCGGGAAGGCCAAGTAG
- the LOC114869480 gene encoding histone H3 translates to MARTKQTARKSTGGKAPRKQLATKAARKSAPATGGVKKPHRYRPGTVALREIRRYQKSTELLIRKLPFQRLVREIAQDFKTDLRFQSSAVMALQEASEAYLVGLFEDTNLCAIHAKRVTIMPKDIQLARRIRGERA, encoded by the coding sequence ATGGCCAGAACCAAGCAGACCGCCCGTAAATCCACCGGAGGCAAAGCGCCCAGGAAGCAGCTGGCCACCAAGGCCGCCCGTAAGAGCGCCCCGGCCACCGGCGGCGTCAAGAAGCCTCACCGCTACAGGCCCGGTACCGTGGCTCTCCGAGAGATCCGTCGCTACCAGAAGTCCACCGAGCTGCTGATCCGCAAACTGCCCTTCCAGCGCCTGGTCAGGGAGATCGCCCAGGACTTCAAGACCGACCTGCGCTTCCAGAGCTCGGCCGTcatggctctgcaggaggccagcgAGGCTTATCTGGTCGGTCTGTTCGAGGACACCAACCTGTGCGCCATCCACGCCAAGAGGGTCACCATCATGCCCAAAGACATCCAGCTGGCCCGGCGCATCCGCGGGGAGAGGGCTTAG